In one Polaribacter sp. ALD11 genomic region, the following are encoded:
- the hisS gene encoding histidine--tRNA ligase, whose amino-acid sequence MKPSIPKGTRDFSPTEVANRTYIINTIKTAFETFGFQPIETPSFENSSTLMGKYGEEGDRLIFKILNSGDFLKKADEKLLTEKDSLKVTSQISEKALRYDLTVPFARYVVQHQNEITFPFKRYQVQPVWRADRPQKGRFREFFQCDADVVGSKSLWQEVEFVQLYDAVFTKLGLAGTNIKINNRKILSGIAEVIGAQDKLIDFTVALDKLDKIGKEGVVKEMLSKGITEEAIEKIQPLFDFTGSNTEKLFSLESMLQTSEEGKSGVEELRFVINAIEELGLETATLEVDVTLARGLNYYTGAIFEVAAPEGVKMGSIGGGGRYDDLTGIFGLKDVSGVGVSFGLDRIYLVLEELSLFKAVDLPKPKVIFLNFDVATDVAKMKAVKVLRENNIKSEFYPDLGESNKAQKRQWKYVSTREIEFVVSEVENNVFLLKNMTSGEQNNYSLSELVENLK is encoded by the coding sequence ATGAAACCAAGCATACCAAAAGGAACAAGAGATTTTTCGCCAACAGAAGTTGCAAATCGTACATACATTATAAACACGATTAAAACTGCTTTTGAAACGTTCGGCTTTCAACCCATAGAAACGCCAAGTTTCGAAAATTCATCAACCTTAATGGGTAAATATGGTGAAGAAGGAGATCGATTAATTTTTAAGATTTTGAATTCTGGTGATTTTCTTAAAAAAGCAGATGAGAAATTATTAACTGAAAAAGACAGTTTAAAAGTTACTTCTCAAATATCTGAAAAAGCACTCCGTTATGACTTAACAGTTCCTTTTGCACGTTATGTAGTGCAACATCAAAACGAAATTACATTCCCTTTTAAAAGATATCAAGTACAACCTGTTTGGAGAGCAGACAGACCACAAAAAGGACGTTTTAGAGAGTTTTTTCAGTGTGATGCAGATGTTGTTGGAAGTAAATCTTTATGGCAAGAAGTAGAATTTGTACAGTTGTATGACGCTGTTTTTACGAAACTTGGTTTAGCGGGAACAAATATCAAAATAAATAATAGAAAAATACTTTCTGGTATTGCAGAAGTTATTGGTGCACAAGATAAGTTAATCGATTTTACGGTTGCTTTAGATAAGTTAGACAAAATAGGTAAAGAAGGTGTTGTAAAAGAAATGTTGTCTAAAGGAATTACGGAAGAAGCGATCGAAAAAATACAGCCTTTGTTTGATTTTACAGGTTCTAATACAGAGAAATTATTTTCCTTAGAAAGTATGTTGCAAACTTCCGAAGAAGGAAAAAGTGGCGTAGAGGAGTTGCGTTTTGTAATAAATGCTATTGAAGAATTAGGTTTAGAAACGGCAACTTTAGAAGTAGATGTAACTTTAGCAAGAGGTTTAAACTACTACACAGGTGCTATTTTTGAAGTAGCTGCACCAGAAGGTGTAAAAATGGGTTCTATTGGAGGTGGTGGAAGATACGATGATTTAACAGGTATCTTTGGTTTAAAAGATGTTTCTGGAGTTGGAGTTTCTTTCGGATTGGATAGAATTTATTTAGTACTAGAAGAATTAAGTTTGTTTAAAGCGGTTGATTTGCCTAAACCGAAAGTTATTTTCTTGAATTTTGATGTAGCTACAGATGTTGCAAAAATGAAAGCGGTTAAAGTTTTAAGAGAAAATAATATTAAATCAGAATTTTATCCTGATTTAGGTGAAAGTAATAAGGCGCAAAAGCGACAATGGAAATATGTTTCTACAAGAGAAATAGAATTTGTAGTTTCTGAAGTAGAAAACAATGTTTTTTTATTGAAAAATATGACTTCTGGTGAACAAAATAATTATTCTTTATCCGAATTAGTAGAAAATTTAAAATAG
- the secA gene encoding preprotein translocase subunit SecA — protein sequence MSILNSVIKLFVGDKQQKDLKFLQPVVEDVRKFEAAFSKLSHDELRAKTIEFKERIKTATKEFDDKIIALEEEAVKANIDRQEDIYAEIDTLKDEAYKVSEDTLLQIMPEAFAVVKETAKRFVENKEIEVTATAFDRELSGEREHIALEGDKAFWANSWDAAGKPVTWDMVHYDVQLIGGSVLHQGKVAEMMTGEGKTLVSTLPVYLNALTGNGVHLVTVNDYLAKRDKAWMGPIFEFHGFSTDCIDYHQPNSDARRKAYNADITYGTNNEFGFDYLRDNMASSKDDLVQRTPNYAIIDEVDSVLIDDARTPLIISGPVPQGDRHEFNELKPLVSDIVGIQSKYLIGVLAEAKKLIAAGDTKEGGFQLLRVYRGLPKNKALIKFLSQEGNKQILQKTENYYMADNNKLMPEVDEALWFVIEEKNNQIDLTDKGIAHLSEKTDNDNFFILPDIGVKVGEIDSSKTSAEDKAVLKDELYKDFSIKSERIHTMNQLLKAYTVFEKDVEYVVMENKVMIVDEQTGRIMDGRRYSDGLHQAIEAKENCKIEDATQTFATVTLQNYFRMYRKLSGMTGTAITEAGELWEIYKLDVVEIPTNKPIQRDDKEDLVYKTAREKYNAVIEDIVKLVEQNRPVLVGTTSVEISELLGRMLQMRKIPHNILNAKLHKREADVVAEAGKPGVVTIATNMAGRGTDIKLTDKVKEVGGLAIIGTERHDSRRVDRQLRGRAGRQGDVGSTQFYVALDDNLMRLFGSDRIAKMMDRMGLKEGEVIQHSMISKSIERAQKKVEENNFGIRKRLLEYDDIMNAQREFVYKRRRNALDGKRLQVDIANMIYETCESIINSNKAAKDFQNFEFELIKFSSMTSPISEEEFNKLNEKEIADKLFDIVSEHYKNKIERNAVLAFPVIKDVFENEGDRYERIVVPFTDGSKSLQVVTNLKEAYETEGKSLVRDFEKNITLAIIDENWKEHLRKMDELKHSVQNASYEQKDPLLIYKFEAFELFKKTVDEINKEVLSFLFKGELPTKDANQISEARDQRKERLSTSKADVQNSSEQAISNSKPQQAEPVETIVRDQPKVGRNERVTIKNVMSGEEKEVKFKQAIPLLEKGEWVIVNN from the coding sequence ATGAGTATTTTAAATTCAGTAATAAAACTTTTTGTAGGTGATAAACAACAGAAAGATTTAAAATTTTTACAACCAGTTGTAGAAGATGTAAGAAAATTTGAAGCAGCGTTTTCTAAACTTTCTCATGACGAATTGAGGGCAAAAACGATTGAGTTTAAAGAAAGGATAAAGACAGCTACAAAAGAGTTTGATGATAAAATTATCGCACTAGAAGAAGAAGCTGTTAAAGCAAATATAGATAGACAAGAAGATATTTATGCAGAAATAGATACTTTAAAGGATGAAGCTTACAAAGTTTCTGAAGACACTTTATTACAAATTATGCCAGAGGCTTTTGCTGTTGTAAAAGAAACTGCAAAGCGTTTTGTAGAAAATAAAGAAATTGAAGTAACTGCAACTGCCTTTGATAGAGAATTGTCTGGAGAAAGAGAACATATTGCTTTAGAAGGAGACAAAGCTTTTTGGGCAAATTCTTGGGATGCTGCAGGGAAACCTGTTACTTGGGACATGGTGCATTACGATGTTCAATTAATTGGTGGTTCTGTTTTGCACCAAGGTAAAGTTGCCGAAATGATGACAGGGGAAGGAAAAACCTTAGTTTCTACTTTACCTGTGTATTTAAATGCATTAACAGGAAATGGAGTGCATTTGGTAACAGTTAATGATTATTTAGCAAAACGTGATAAAGCGTGGATGGGACCAATTTTTGAGTTTCACGGTTTCTCTACAGATTGTATAGATTATCACCAACCAAATTCAGACGCTCGTAGAAAAGCATATAATGCAGATATTACTTACGGAACAAATAACGAATTCGGTTTCGATTATTTACGTGATAATATGGCAAGCTCTAAAGACGATTTAGTACAAAGAACACCAAATTATGCAATTATTGATGAAGTCGATTCTGTTTTAATTGACGATGCAAGAACACCGTTAATTATCTCTGGTCCTGTTCCTCAAGGAGACAGACACGAGTTTAATGAACTAAAACCTTTGGTAAGTGATATTGTTGGTATTCAAAGTAAATATCTAATTGGTGTTTTAGCGGAAGCTAAAAAGTTAATTGCAGCTGGAGATACCAAAGAAGGTGGTTTTCAATTGTTAAGAGTTTATAGAGGTTTACCAAAAAATAAAGCTTTAATTAAGTTTTTATCTCAAGAAGGAAATAAGCAAATTCTTCAGAAGACAGAAAACTACTACATGGCAGACAATAACAAATTAATGCCAGAAGTAGATGAAGCATTGTGGTTTGTAATTGAAGAGAAAAATAATCAAATTGATTTAACAGATAAAGGGATTGCGCATTTATCAGAAAAAACGGACAATGATAATTTCTTTATTTTACCAGATATTGGTGTAAAAGTTGGAGAAATTGATAGTTCTAAAACTTCTGCTGAAGATAAAGCAGTTTTAAAAGACGAATTATATAAAGATTTTAGCATTAAAAGTGAACGTATTCATACCATGAATCAACTTTTAAAAGCATACACTGTTTTTGAAAAAGATGTAGAATATGTAGTGATGGAAAATAAGGTGATGATTGTTGATGAACAAACAGGTCGTATTATGGACGGGCGTCGTTATTCAGACGGATTACACCAAGCAATTGAAGCAAAAGAAAATTGTAAAATTGAAGATGCTACGCAAACTTTTGCAACAGTTACCCTTCAAAATTACTTTAGAATGTACCGCAAACTTTCTGGTATGACAGGAACTGCGATTACAGAAGCTGGTGAATTATGGGAAATCTATAAATTAGATGTTGTAGAGATTCCTACAAACAAACCAATTCAAAGAGATGACAAAGAAGATTTAGTATATAAAACTGCGCGTGAAAAATACAATGCAGTTATAGAAGATATTGTAAAATTAGTTGAGCAAAATCGCCCGGTTTTAGTAGGTACAACTTCTGTAGAAATATCAGAATTATTAGGTAGAATGTTACAGATGCGTAAGATTCCTCATAATATTTTGAATGCAAAACTACACAAACGTGAAGCAGATGTTGTTGCAGAAGCAGGAAAACCTGGTGTGGTTACCATTGCAACAAATATGGCGGGTCGTGGTACCGATATTAAATTAACCGACAAAGTAAAAGAAGTTGGTGGTTTGGCTATTATTGGTACAGAAAGACATGATTCTAGACGTGTAGATAGACAATTAAGAGGTCGTGCAGGAAGACAAGGTGATGTTGGGTCAACACAATTTTATGTTGCTTTAGACGACAATTTAATGCGTCTTTTTGGTTCGGATAGAATTGCAAAAATGATGGATAGAATGGGATTAAAAGAAGGTGAAGTAATTCAGCATTCTATGATTTCTAAATCTATTGAAAGAGCACAAAAGAAAGTTGAAGAAAATAACTTTGGTATTCGTAAACGTCTATTAGAATATGATGATATTATGAACGCTCAGCGTGAGTTTGTTTATAAAAGAAGACGTAATGCTTTAGATGGTAAACGTTTGCAAGTAGATATTGCAAATATGATTTATGAAACCTGTGAATCGATTATTAATAGCAATAAAGCTGCAAAAGATTTTCAGAATTTTGAATTCGAATTGATCAAGTTTTCTTCAATGACTTCTCCTATTTCTGAAGAAGAATTTAATAAGTTAAATGAAAAAGAAATTGCAGATAAATTATTTGATATTGTTTCTGAACATTACAAAAATAAAATTGAAAGAAATGCTGTTTTAGCGTTTCCAGTAATTAAAGATGTTTTCGAAAATGAAGGCGATAGATATGAGAGAATTGTAGTTCCTTTTACAGACGGAAGTAAATCTTTACAAGTGGTTACAAACTTAAAAGAGGCTTATGAAACCGAAGGGAAAAGCTTAGTTAGAGATTTTGAAAAAAACATTACGCTAGCAATTATAGATGAAAACTGGAAAGAGCATTTACGTAAAATGGATGAATTGAAACATTCTGTACAAAATGCTTCATATGAACAAAAAGATCCTTTATTAATTTATAAGTTTGAAGCTTTTGAATTGTTTAAGAAAACTGTAGATGAAATTAATAAAGAAGTATTATCTTTCTTATTTAAAGGAGAATTGCCTACAAAAGATGCAAATCAAATTTCTGAAGCTAGAGATCAAAGAAAAGAACGTTTAAGTACAAGTAAAGCAGATGTTCAAAACTCAAGTGAGCAAGCCATATCTAATTCTAAACCACAACAAGCTGAACCAGTTGAGACAATTGTAAGAGACCAGCCTAAAGTTGGCAGAAACGAGCGTGTTACTATTAAAAATGTAATGAGTGGCGAAGAAAAAGAAGTAAAGTTTAAACAAGCTATTCCTTTACTTGAAAAAGGAGAATGGGTTATCGTGAATAACTAA
- the folE gene encoding GTP cyclohydrolase I FolE, translating into MFELDSKMNDDRIEEIGENHVATSAENPIRPDAFDISDQEKIAKIQESVKDILTTLGMDLTDDSLQGTPKRVAKAFVNELFMGLNPKNMPKASTFDNSYKYGEMLVEKNIVVYSTCEHHLLPIIGRAHVAYISDGKVIGLSKMNRIVEYFSKRPQVQERLTMQIVQSMQEALGTEDVACVIDAKHLCVNSRGIKDIESSTVTSEFGGKFKNKETKREFLEYLKMDTKF; encoded by the coding sequence ATGTTTGAATTAGACAGCAAAATGAATGACGATAGAATTGAAGAAATAGGAGAGAACCATGTGGCAACTTCTGCGGAAAACCCGATAAGACCAGATGCTTTTGATATTTCTGACCAAGAAAAAATAGCAAAAATCCAAGAAAGTGTAAAAGATATTTTAACTACTTTAGGAATGGATTTAACAGATGACAGTTTACAAGGAACTCCGAAAAGAGTAGCAAAAGCTTTTGTAAACGAACTGTTTATGGGGTTGAATCCTAAAAACATGCCAAAAGCATCTACGTTTGACAATAGTTACAAGTATGGTGAAATGTTGGTAGAAAAAAACATTGTGGTGTATTCTACTTGCGAACATCATTTATTACCAATTATTGGGAGAGCACATGTTGCTTATATTTCTGATGGTAAAGTAATCGGGCTTTCTAAAATGAATAGAATTGTTGAGTACTTTTCTAAAAGACCACAAGTACAAGAACGTTTAACAATGCAAATTGTGCAATCTATGCAAGAGGCTCTTGGTACAGAAGATGTTGCTTGTGTTATAGATGCGAAACATTTATGTGTAAATTCTCGCGGAATTAAAGATATAGAAAGTTCTACGGTAACTTCAGAATTTGGTGGAAAATTTAAAAATAAAGAAACAAAAAGAGAGTTTTTAGAATATCTAAAAATGGACACGAAATTCTAA